A single window of Metallosphaera hakonensis JCM 8857 = DSM 7519 DNA harbors:
- a CDS encoding sulfocyanin — MKGLSASSLIVLALSLVVLIVGGAIMGLAMTSHHVVHKTTTSSYMTNSTMSGSSSGSSSSGSQGSSSSSSGSSGSYSWG; from the coding sequence ATGAAGGGACTTTCAGCATCAAGTCTAATTGTACTAGCCCTAAGCCTAGTGGTTCTAATAGTGGGAGGTGCAATAATGGGTCTTGCTATGACTTCTCACCACGTAGTGCACAAGACAACTACCTCAAGTTACATGACCAATTCCACTATGTCTGGATCGAGCTCAGGATCATCAAGTTCCGGCTCTCAGGGGTCAAGTTCATCTAGCTCAGGAAGTTCAGGATCCTATAGTTGGGGATAA
- a CDS encoding DUF973 family protein, whose protein sequence is MSSQLEISGLRKLRIYALIALISILISLSLNFFLQITPLTIQQQPGAPPTAPLRELARLFGLIIPFLIVGAILQLASLIILRSGFKDLLQVRRDVGVGVTGTTLYIVSLPVLVIGALAILLFVIRSLPAFQNPPVPPTLVGPLVGGVILILIGALIALVGAIMVIIGLFKVGSIYGEGLIKVGAILTIIPYLNLVAPFLLIFGLGNAIRKVQGGYSGQSTGPLTPPQFPGQSPGRGPQVYQVGVGSLDDNGVTRLTLYSASPMTLVSAILYTQSGPRVARSLTLSLSPGYNNVEMTFDTSPLPKGTYNVDITFSNGLSLRVLVVH, encoded by the coding sequence ATGTCGTCTCAGTTGGAGATAAGCGGTCTCAGGAAGTTGAGAATTTACGCTCTAATTGCTTTGATCTCGATTTTGATCTCCCTCTCGCTTAACTTTTTCTTACAAATTACTCCCCTCACAATTCAACAGCAACCTGGCGCTCCTCCAACAGCTCCGTTGAGGGAGTTAGCGAGATTATTCGGTTTAATCATCCCCTTCCTAATTGTTGGAGCTATCCTGCAGTTGGCAAGCCTAATCATCCTGAGATCGGGCTTCAAAGACCTACTTCAGGTAAGGAGAGACGTTGGTGTTGGAGTTACAGGAACCACGCTATACATCGTGTCATTACCCGTACTCGTGATAGGGGCCTTGGCGATCCTGCTCTTCGTAATTAGATCCCTTCCCGCTTTTCAAAATCCTCCTGTTCCTCCCACGCTCGTGGGCCCCTTGGTGGGAGGAGTCATATTAATCCTGATTGGGGCACTGATAGCCTTAGTTGGAGCCATAATGGTAATCATAGGACTTTTCAAGGTGGGCTCGATCTACGGGGAAGGCCTAATCAAGGTCGGGGCTATCCTCACCATAATTCCTTACTTGAATCTCGTGGCTCCTTTCCTTCTCATCTTCGGATTGGGTAACGCCATAAGGAAGGTTCAAGGAGGATATTCTGGTCAATCCACAGGTCCTCTAACGCCTCCCCAATTCCCCGGGCAATCTCCCGGAAGGGGACCTCAGGTCTATCAGGTGGGAGTTGGGAGTTTAGACGATAACGGAGTTACTAGGTTAACCCTGTATTCAGCCTCTCCAATGACTTTGGTTTCAGCTATCCTTTACACCCAGAGTGGACCTAGGGTCGCGAGGTCCCTCACCCTGAGCCTCTCACCTGGGTACAACAACGTTGAGATGACCTTTGATACCTCACCCCTTCCCAAGGGTACCTACAACGTGGACATAACATTCTCCAACGGCCTCTCCCTGAGGGTGTTGGTAGTTCACTGA
- a CDS encoding DUF6036 family nucleotidyltransferase — translation MEEIAEALQRLIKALEKANCMYVIVGGLVAIHYGRNRLTQDIDVVIDIQEMSRLASALKSEGFEFSDRDILEAFKERSRITLFLPEDVFFHVDLKFAEDELDYEVLKGRIRGELLGVPCWIESVEDIVSAKLVYGSSQDEEDVIAILLNHGLNEILKEKVKRFGVYEKLCGIAEMIGLKC, via the coding sequence ATGGAGGAGATCGCTGAGGCCTTACAGAGGTTAATAAAGGCGTTAGAGAAGGCCAATTGCATGTACGTGATAGTGGGTGGTTTAGTTGCAATTCACTATGGGAGGAATAGATTAACCCAAGATATCGACGTAGTCATAGATATTCAAGAGATGAGTCGGCTGGCCTCAGCACTTAAAAGTGAAGGTTTTGAATTTTCGGATCGCGATATATTGGAGGCTTTCAAGGAGAGGAGTAGGATTACCTTGTTTCTCCCTGAAGACGTCTTTTTCCATGTGGACTTGAAGTTTGCCGAGGATGAACTCGATTACGAAGTACTCAAGGGAAGGATTAGAGGAGAGCTACTGGGAGTTCCTTGCTGGATTGAGAGCGTGGAGGACATTGTATCGGCTAAACTTGTTTACGGTAGCAGTCAGGATGAAGAAGATGTGATCGCCATACTTTTAAATCATGGTTTAAATGAAATATTGAAAGAGAAGGTCAAGAGGTTTGGAGTTTACGAGAAGTTATGTGGAATAGCGGAAATGATCGGACTAAAATGCTGA